A DNA window from Paraburkholderia sp. IMGN_8 contains the following coding sequences:
- a CDS encoding GMC family oxidoreductase N-terminal domain-containing protein, with translation MKTTTYDYVIVGGGSAGCVLANRLSADPSVKVLLLEAGGSDRHPFFAMPAGFAKMTKGIGSWGWYTVPQKHLNNRVLRFTQAKVIGGGSSINAQLYTRGVPADYDEWESKAGATGWSYRDVLPYFKRSENNQRFANEYHGYGGPLGVSNPISPLPICEAFFQAGQELGIPFNPDFNGASQEGLGYYQLTQLDARRSSTATGFIKPVLGRPNLTVWMQARSLRVLVEANRAVGVELVVGDSRDPQVVRAKREVIVSSGAIGSPKLLMQSGIGPADHLESVGVKAIHHLSGVGGNLQDHLDLFVIAECTGDHTYDKYNKLHNAAWAALQYLVLKKGPVASSLFETGGFWYADRDAPSRARSPDIQFHLGLGSGIEAGMAKLQNAGVTLNTAYLRPRSRGTVRLSSSDPAAAPLLDPNYWSDPHDRDMAIKGLRLARDIMNAPAMKRYVQSEVLPGPRANTDQELFEYACANAKTDHHPVGTCRMGSANDPETVVTPDLRLIGLDGLRVVDASVMPFVPSCNTNAPTIMVAEKAADMIIQSRY, from the coding sequence ATGAAAACGACAACATACGACTACGTGATTGTGGGCGGCGGCTCGGCGGGCTGCGTACTGGCCAATCGCCTCAGCGCCGATCCTTCGGTGAAAGTTCTGCTGCTCGAAGCGGGAGGCTCGGATCGCCATCCCTTCTTTGCGATGCCGGCGGGCTTCGCAAAGATGACCAAGGGGATCGGGTCATGGGGGTGGTACACCGTGCCGCAAAAGCATCTGAATAATCGTGTCCTGCGCTTCACTCAGGCCAAGGTGATCGGAGGCGGTTCGTCCATCAATGCCCAACTCTATACGCGCGGCGTGCCTGCCGACTACGACGAATGGGAGAGCAAGGCCGGCGCCACCGGTTGGTCTTATCGCGACGTTCTGCCCTACTTCAAGCGCTCGGAGAACAATCAGCGCTTTGCCAACGAATATCACGGCTATGGCGGCCCGCTCGGGGTGTCGAATCCGATCAGCCCGTTGCCGATCTGCGAAGCGTTCTTTCAGGCCGGACAGGAATTGGGGATTCCTTTTAACCCCGATTTCAATGGAGCGAGCCAGGAGGGACTCGGGTATTACCAGCTCACCCAGCTCGATGCCCGGCGGTCCTCCACGGCGACCGGTTTTATCAAACCTGTTCTCGGCCGGCCGAACCTGACTGTCTGGATGCAGGCCAGATCGCTGCGGGTGCTTGTCGAGGCGAATCGCGCAGTTGGCGTCGAACTCGTCGTAGGTGATAGTCGCGATCCACAGGTAGTACGTGCCAAGCGGGAGGTCATTGTCTCGTCGGGCGCAATCGGCTCGCCGAAACTGTTGATGCAGTCCGGCATCGGTCCGGCTGATCATCTGGAATCGGTCGGTGTCAAAGCCATTCATCACCTCAGTGGTGTCGGCGGGAATCTGCAGGATCACCTGGATCTCTTTGTCATCGCGGAATGTACGGGTGATCACACTTACGACAAGTACAACAAGCTGCACAACGCAGCATGGGCGGCCTTGCAATACCTGGTGCTGAAAAAAGGGCCTGTCGCCTCGAGTCTCTTCGAAACGGGTGGCTTCTGGTATGCGGACCGCGATGCTCCGTCCCGTGCCCGCTCGCCCGACATCCAGTTTCACCTCGGTTTGGGATCGGGTATCGAAGCAGGCATGGCGAAACTGCAAAACGCAGGGGTGACGTTGAATACTGCGTACCTTCGCCCACGCTCTCGAGGCACCGTGCGCCTGTCGAGTTCCGATCCGGCCGCGGCTCCCCTGCTCGACCCCAACTACTGGTCCGATCCTCACGATCGCGACATGGCGATCAAGGGCCTTCGGCTTGCGCGCGACATCATGAACGCGCCCGCCATGAAGCGGTATGTGCAAAGTGAAGTGCTTCCAGGGCCGCGGGCGAACACGGACCAGGAGCTTTTCGAATACGCATGCGCAAATGCGAAAACCGACCACCATCCGGTCGGTACTTGCCGGATGGGCTCCGCGAACGATCCGGAGACCGTCGTGACGCCCGATCTTCGTCTGATCGGCCTCGACGGATTGCGCGTGGTTGACGCGTCAGTCATGCCGTTCGTGCCTTCGTGTAACACCAACGCACCGACGATCATGGTCGCAGAGAAAGCGGCCGACATGATCATTCAATCCAGATATTGA
- a CDS encoding 3-ketoacyl-ACP reductase yields MSKSEGKQPTALVTGGRRGIGRSICVALAHRGFDIVLTDLVQDEEAEHTCALIRQEGRDALFVQSNLSDLGSHADVLEKAVRFKGSVECLVNNAGVGSPSRGDLLDVSSEAFDAVLGINLRGTFFMSQAVARHMTAIPSDLTRSIITVSSVSAEMASPERAEYCLSKSALPMMTRLFALRLARANIAVFEVRPGIIRTPMTASVAQKYEARFEQGLVPAGRWGESDEVGQAVATLADGSLPFATGSVLNVDGGLSIPAF; encoded by the coding sequence ATGAGCAAGTCAGAGGGAAAGCAACCGACCGCACTGGTAACGGGCGGCCGGCGAGGCATCGGTCGATCGATCTGCGTTGCGCTTGCGCACCGCGGGTTCGACATTGTTTTGACGGATCTCGTGCAGGATGAAGAGGCGGAGCACACCTGCGCGCTGATCCGGCAGGAAGGCCGGGACGCGCTCTTTGTGCAGAGCAACCTGAGCGACCTCGGTTCGCACGCCGACGTTCTCGAGAAGGCCGTCCGTTTCAAAGGCAGCGTCGAGTGCCTCGTGAACAACGCGGGCGTAGGTTCGCCGAGCCGGGGAGATCTGCTCGATGTCTCTTCCGAGGCATTCGATGCCGTGCTCGGCATCAATCTGCGCGGAACGTTTTTCATGTCGCAAGCAGTAGCCCGCCACATGACGGCCATACCGTCCGACCTTACCCGCTCGATCATCACGGTCTCGTCGGTATCCGCGGAGATGGCCTCACCCGAACGCGCGGAGTACTGCCTGTCGAAATCCGCCTTACCCATGATGACCCGGCTTTTCGCACTGCGCTTAGCCCGCGCGAATATCGCCGTCTTCGAAGTCAGACCCGGGATCATCAGAACGCCGATGACGGCGAGCGTCGCACAAAAGTACGAGGCACGTTTCGAACAGGGCCTCGTCCCGGCCGGGCGTTGGGGCGAAAGCGATGAGGTCGGCCAGGCGGTCGCCACGCTAGCCGATGGCTCGCTCCCGTTCGCCACGGGGAGTGTGCTGAATGTGGACGGCGGCCTGTCCATTCCCGCTTTTTGA
- the ugpC gene encoding sn-glycerol-3-phosphate ABC transporter ATP-binding protein UgpC: MSSLHVSNVRKAYGSTEILREINIDVEDGDFLVLVGPSGCGKSTLLSLIAGLDTLSGGEIRIGDDKVNDLHPSERDIAMVFQSYALYPNMTVGQNISFGLEMRKVSKPEREKAVQDAARLLQIEHLLDRRPAQLSGGQRQRVAMGRALVRHPKIFLFDEPLSNLDAKLRVDMRTEIKKLHQRLGATIVYVTHDQIEAMTLATRIAVMKGGILQQLGTPAEVYNTPANTFVATFMGSPSMNLIPARIEQRNGSLNLHIGSGQDGVDLALPPQPPAVERYVGKNVIAGLRPEAIGVENERATSSIRTVPVKINVLEPTGPDTLAVLEFGGMEVSARLGADMPHRSGERCELRVDLSKLVLFDAETEARIH, translated from the coding sequence ATGTCTTCTCTGCACGTATCAAATGTCCGCAAGGCGTACGGCTCCACGGAGATCCTGCGCGAGATCAATATCGATGTCGAAGACGGGGACTTCCTCGTTCTGGTCGGCCCCTCCGGTTGCGGCAAGTCCACCCTGCTCTCCTTGATCGCGGGCCTGGACACGCTAAGCGGCGGCGAGATTCGCATCGGCGACGACAAGGTCAACGATCTGCATCCGAGCGAACGCGACATCGCGATGGTGTTTCAGAGCTATGCGCTGTATCCGAACATGACCGTCGGCCAGAACATCAGCTTCGGCCTTGAGATGCGCAAAGTGTCGAAGCCGGAACGCGAGAAAGCCGTGCAGGATGCCGCGCGCCTCTTGCAGATCGAGCACTTGCTGGACCGTCGCCCCGCGCAACTTTCCGGCGGTCAACGTCAGCGTGTCGCGATGGGCCGCGCGCTGGTGCGGCATCCCAAGATCTTTCTCTTCGACGAACCGCTCTCGAATCTCGACGCCAAGCTTCGCGTCGATATGCGCACCGAGATCAAGAAGCTGCATCAGCGACTCGGCGCAACGATCGTCTACGTCACACACGACCAGATCGAGGCCATGACGCTTGCTACCCGGATCGCCGTGATGAAGGGCGGCATTCTTCAGCAGCTCGGCACGCCCGCTGAGGTCTACAACACGCCCGCGAATACCTTCGTGGCCACGTTCATGGGATCGCCGTCGATGAATCTGATCCCGGCTCGCATCGAGCAGAGGAACGGCTCGCTCAATCTTCACATCGGCAGCGGTCAGGATGGGGTCGATCTGGCTTTGCCGCCCCAGCCGCCAGCCGTGGAGCGGTATGTCGGGAAGAACGTGATAGCGGGTCTTCGCCCCGAAGCGATAGGCGTCGAGAACGAGCGCGCCACGTCGTCCATCCGCACTGTCCCGGTGAAGATCAACGTACTCGAGCCCACCGGGCCCGACACGCTGGCCGTTCTGGAGTTCGGCGGCATGGAGGTGTCGGCACGGTTGGGGGCAGATATGCCCCATCGGTCCGGCGAGCGCTGCGAGCTACGAGTGGATCTCTCGAAACTTGTCCTCTTCGACGCTGAAACGGAAGCCCGGATTCATTGA
- a CDS encoding carbohydrate ABC transporter permease — MVVGKHNYISRIVIYSMLAITAVVYLVPLLVMLLTSFKPLPEVYAGNILALPHEWTLAAWEKAWGTACVGLDCSGVKGFFWNSFRMVFSAVTLSTLIGALNGYVLTKWRFKGDNVLFALVLFGCFIPFQIVLIPMASFLGKVGLAQSIPGLVFVHVVYGLCFTTLYFRNYYIAFPDELVKAAMIDGARFFRIFFRILLPNSVPIITVTVIWQFTNIWNDFLFGASFTTGSTAPITVALNNIVNTSTGVKEYNVQMATAMIAALPTLLVYVIGGRYFVRGLMAGSVKG; from the coding sequence ATGGTGGTGGGCAAGCATAACTACATCTCACGCATCGTGATCTACTCGATGCTGGCTATAACAGCCGTGGTGTACCTCGTACCGCTGCTTGTCATGCTTTTGACTTCGTTCAAGCCGCTGCCGGAAGTCTACGCGGGCAATATCCTCGCGCTGCCTCACGAATGGACCCTGGCCGCGTGGGAAAAAGCGTGGGGCACGGCGTGTGTGGGCCTCGATTGCTCAGGGGTGAAAGGCTTCTTCTGGAACTCGTTCCGGATGGTGTTTTCAGCCGTGACGCTCTCCACATTAATCGGCGCACTGAATGGCTACGTGCTGACCAAGTGGCGTTTCAAGGGCGACAACGTGCTGTTCGCGCTCGTCCTGTTCGGTTGCTTCATTCCGTTCCAGATCGTCCTCATCCCAATGGCGTCGTTCCTCGGCAAGGTCGGGCTTGCACAGTCGATTCCCGGCCTCGTGTTCGTTCACGTCGTGTATGGCCTCTGCTTTACGACGCTCTATTTTCGCAACTACTACATCGCGTTTCCGGACGAACTCGTCAAGGCAGCGATGATCGACGGCGCCCGCTTCTTCCGGATCTTCTTCCGGATTCTGCTTCCTAACTCGGTGCCGATCATCACCGTCACGGTGATCTGGCAGTTCACGAATATCTGGAACGACTTCCTGTTCGGCGCCTCTTTCACGACCGGCAGCACGGCGCCGATCACGGTCGCGCTCAACAACATCGTCAACACGTCCACCGGTGTGAAGGAATACAACGTCCAGATGGCAACGGCGATGATCGCCGCCTTGCCGACGCTTCTGGTCTATGTAATCGGCGGTCGTTACTTCGTTCGCGGTTTGATGGCCGGCTCGGTCAAGGGGTAA
- a CDS encoding sugar ABC transporter permease yields MLLHNRAHSVDAAGPLKPSAGPVAKKRSFRNQFEAILPKLVLSPTLIVTLVFVYGFIAWTTILSFTRSRAFANFKWAGFLQYGRVWEHPRWHVAVTNLGIYASLYVVLCLVIGLTLAILLDQRIRAEGGLRAIFLYPMALSFIVTGTAWKWILNPGLGLTKLFHDWGWSSFQFDWIISDDMAIYTVVIAAVWQASGFVMAMFLAGLRGIDQEMIKAASIDGARMPAIYRRIIIPQLRPVFISALVILVHLAVKSYELVIALTGAGPGYATELPSTFMYSFTFTRNELGMGAASAVMMLCTVAAIMVPYLYSEMRPRRTAGGH; encoded by the coding sequence ATGCTCTTACACAATCGCGCCCATTCCGTTGACGCGGCTGGCCCGTTGAAGCCGTCCGCCGGACCGGTTGCTAAAAAGCGCTCCTTTCGCAACCAGTTCGAAGCCATTCTTCCGAAGCTCGTTCTCAGTCCGACGCTGATCGTCACGCTCGTTTTTGTCTACGGCTTTATCGCATGGACGACGATTCTCTCGTTCACCCGCTCTCGCGCGTTCGCCAACTTCAAATGGGCGGGCTTTCTGCAGTATGGCCGCGTTTGGGAACATCCGCGCTGGCATGTGGCCGTGACGAACCTGGGTATCTACGCATCGCTGTATGTCGTGCTCTGTCTCGTGATCGGCCTTACGCTGGCCATCCTTCTAGACCAGAGAATCCGCGCCGAAGGTGGTCTGCGCGCCATATTTCTCTATCCGATGGCGCTGTCGTTCATCGTCACCGGCACAGCGTGGAAGTGGATTCTCAATCCGGGGCTCGGACTCACCAAGCTCTTCCATGACTGGGGATGGTCCAGCTTCCAGTTCGACTGGATCATCAGTGACGACATGGCCATTTACACGGTGGTGATCGCCGCGGTGTGGCAGGCCTCCGGCTTTGTGATGGCGATGTTTCTTGCAGGCCTCCGTGGAATCGATCAGGAGATGATCAAGGCAGCGTCGATCGACGGGGCGCGTATGCCGGCGATCTACCGCCGCATCATCATCCCGCAGTTGCGTCCCGTGTTCATTTCCGCGCTCGTCATTCTCGTGCACCTGGCCGTCAAGAGCTACGAGCTGGTGATCGCGCTAACCGGAGCAGGACCGGGCTACGCCACCGAACTGCCGTCGACGTTCATGTACTCGTTCACCTTCACGCGAAACGAGCTCGGCATGGGCGCAGCCAGCGCCGTGATGATGCTGTGTACCGTCGCCGCCATTATGGTGCCGTATCTCTATTCCGAAATGCGCCCCCGCCGTACCGCGGGTGGGCACTAA
- a CDS encoding ABC transporter substrate-binding protein, with protein sequence MFKKRIVAIAAGLLACHCMSAVAADTKQVEVMHWWTSGGEAKALSVLKDDLKQKGYAWKDSPIAGGGGEAARTVLRARIASNNPPDAMQMLGFSVQDYAEQSLLNPLDGVAAKDGWDKLVPAPIQRFSKADGHWYAVPINVHSTNWIWANKKIFDELKLTPPQTFDELVADADKIRKAGYVPLAHGGQAWQEATIFDSAVMSAGGPKFYTDAMVNLDTKAIGSKTMEKAFDQMRKLRGMVDPNFSGRDWNLATSMVITGKAAMQIMGDWAKGEFTNAGKKPGVDYLCMRYPGTQGDFIFVTDQFATFKAGADRQPGEYAFAEAVMDKGVQARFNQVKGAIPARLDVPSDGFDECGAKSMNDMRTALKNGTMVGSFAHGQAMPESSKTAMYDVVTHFFNSNQSSADAVKALVTAVQNSK encoded by the coding sequence ATGTTCAAGAAGCGCATTGTTGCGATCGCAGCAGGACTGCTTGCCTGCCACTGCATGTCTGCCGTTGCGGCCGATACCAAGCAGGTGGAGGTGATGCACTGGTGGACTTCCGGCGGCGAAGCCAAGGCACTGAGCGTGCTCAAGGACGACCTCAAGCAGAAGGGCTACGCATGGAAGGACAGCCCGATCGCCGGCGGCGGTGGTGAAGCTGCGCGAACCGTATTACGCGCACGCATTGCGTCGAACAATCCACCGGATGCCATGCAGATGCTCGGCTTCAGTGTTCAGGATTACGCGGAACAGAGCCTTCTCAACCCGCTCGATGGCGTGGCGGCCAAAGACGGCTGGGACAAGCTCGTTCCTGCTCCGATCCAACGCTTTTCGAAAGCGGATGGCCACTGGTACGCCGTGCCGATCAACGTGCACAGCACCAACTGGATCTGGGCGAACAAAAAGATTTTCGATGAACTTAAGCTGACGCCCCCGCAGACCTTCGACGAACTGGTGGCCGACGCCGACAAGATCCGCAAGGCGGGGTACGTTCCCCTCGCCCATGGCGGGCAGGCATGGCAGGAAGCGACGATCTTCGACAGCGCGGTGATGTCGGCCGGCGGACCGAAGTTCTACACGGACGCGATGGTCAATCTCGACACCAAGGCGATCGGCTCGAAGACGATGGAAAAGGCCTTCGACCAGATGCGCAAGTTGCGCGGCATGGTCGACCCTAACTTCTCCGGTCGCGACTGGAACCTCGCGACCTCGATGGTCATCACGGGCAAGGCTGCCATGCAGATCATGGGCGACTGGGCCAAGGGCGAATTCACGAATGCGGGCAAGAAGCCCGGTGTCGACTATCTGTGCATGCGCTATCCGGGAACTCAGGGCGACTTCATCTTCGTGACCGACCAGTTCGCCACGTTCAAGGCTGGCGCCGACCGCCAGCCGGGTGAATATGCTTTCGCGGAAGCCGTCATGGACAAGGGTGTGCAGGCCAGGTTCAACCAGGTGAAGGGGGCGATCCCGGCACGCCTCGATGTTCCCTCCGACGGCTTCGACGAATGCGGCGCGAAATCGATGAACGACATGCGCACCGCGTTGAAGAACGGCACGATGGTCGGCAGCTTCGCTCACGGCCAGGCGATGCCGGAATCGTCGAAGACGGCCATGTACGACGTGGTGACCCACTTCTTCAACTCGAATCAGTCGTCTGCAGACGCAGTGAAAGCGCTTGTGACAGCCGTACAGAACTCGAAGTGA
- a CDS encoding aldehyde dehydrogenase family protein, whose product MTNEPANSTVPAASALLTGAIAPTQDAYHGRMYINGAWTESRDGTRFERRSPAHGHVVSTFPEATSADVEAAIKAADLAFRRGPWPKLKGVERARILLAVADGIKARVEKMSLLESLETGKPLSQARGEVSGCIDLWQYAASLARTTSGDAYDTLGEDMLGIVLRQPIGVVGLITPWNFPLWILSQKLPFALAAGCTCIVKPSELTSSTTVMLMEVLEEAGVPPGVVNVVTGKGPTVGQPLAEHPAIDMLSFTGSTRVGSMLGGLASKNLKKIALELGGKNPQIVFPDCDWEAMVDAVVFGVYFNAGECCNSGSRVLVHESIAERFAQAVVERARQVPVGDPLHPACKVGAIVSENQLSEILSNIGKGVDAGAKLRLGGKRYDAKGLYLEPTIISDVTPDMGIARDEIFGPVLVIIPFPDTQQAIDIANDTAYGLSAAVWSSDIDTCLSVARGVDAGTVWVNTFLDGYPELPFGGFKSSGVGRELGKQAVEDYTETKTIQLHIGERKNWWLPRPAA is encoded by the coding sequence ATGACGAACGAACCTGCAAATTCCACAGTGCCTGCCGCTTCCGCCTTACTGACCGGCGCTATCGCGCCCACGCAGGATGCCTATCACGGCAGGATGTACATCAACGGCGCCTGGACCGAGTCGCGGGATGGCACTCGCTTTGAGCGCCGCAGCCCGGCGCATGGCCACGTCGTCAGCACATTTCCTGAAGCGACCTCAGCGGATGTGGAAGCAGCGATCAAAGCCGCCGATCTCGCATTCCGGAGGGGACCGTGGCCGAAGCTCAAGGGCGTCGAGCGCGCACGGATTCTTCTCGCGGTCGCCGACGGGATCAAGGCCCGCGTTGAAAAGATGTCGCTGCTTGAATCGCTCGAAACGGGCAAACCGCTCTCGCAGGCTCGCGGCGAAGTGTCCGGTTGTATTGACCTATGGCAATACGCGGCCAGCCTCGCCCGCACGACCAGCGGCGACGCCTACGACACGCTTGGCGAAGACATGCTCGGCATCGTGCTGCGCCAGCCGATCGGTGTAGTCGGCCTGATCACGCCGTGGAATTTCCCGCTGTGGATTCTTTCGCAGAAGCTGCCCTTTGCGCTCGCAGCCGGCTGCACATGCATCGTTAAACCGAGCGAGCTGACGTCGAGCACCACCGTCATGCTCATGGAAGTGCTCGAAGAAGCCGGTGTGCCTCCGGGCGTCGTCAATGTGGTGACCGGCAAAGGCCCGACGGTCGGTCAACCGCTCGCGGAACACCCGGCCATCGACATGCTGTCGTTTACCGGTTCGACACGCGTTGGCAGCATGCTTGGCGGCCTCGCCTCGAAGAACCTGAAGAAGATCGCGCTGGAACTCGGCGGCAAGAACCCGCAGATCGTGTTCCCCGATTGCGACTGGGAGGCGATGGTCGACGCGGTCGTGTTCGGCGTGTATTTCAATGCGGGCGAATGCTGCAACAGCGGCAGCCGCGTGCTCGTCCATGAATCCATTGCGGAGCGCTTCGCCCAGGCAGTGGTTGAACGGGCCAGGCAGGTTCCGGTCGGCGATCCGCTGCATCCGGCTTGCAAGGTCGGCGCCATCGTCAGCGAAAACCAGTTGAGCGAAATCCTCAGCAATATCGGCAAGGGGGTCGACGCCGGCGCGAAGCTGCGACTCGGCGGCAAACGCTACGACGCGAAAGGCCTCTATCTCGAACCCACGATCATCAGCGACGTCACGCCCGACATGGGCATCGCGCGCGACGAGATCTTCGGTCCGGTCCTCGTGATCATTCCGTTCCCCGATACCCAGCAAGCGATCGACATCGCCAACGACACCGCCTACGGTCTTTCCGCCGCCGTCTGGAGCAGCGACATCGACACGTGCCTGAGCGTTGCGCGCGGCGTCGATGCCGGGACGGTCTGGGTCAACACGTTCCTCGACGGTTATCCGGAGTTGCCGTTCGGCGGCTTCAAGTCGAGCGGCGTAGGACGCGAACTCGGCAAGCAGGCGGTTGAAGACTACACCGAGACCAAAACGATCCAGCTTCACATCGGAGAGCGGAAGAACTGGTGGCTACCGCGCCCGGCGGCTTGA
- a CDS encoding enoyl-CoA hydratase/isomerase family protein, producing the protein MSDQPLIQIEKTGPVAVVTLNRPEKLNALTPSMLDQLEAAAGTLETDATLRAVVLTGAGERAFCVGADVNEWAALAPLDMWRVWVTRGHRIFDRWAALRLPVVAAINGPAFGGGLELAAVADVRVADPAATFALPEASIATCPGWSGTQRLVSLIGPSHVKSLTLTARRIDAQRAYGIGLIDEISQPKASLTAAIAVAEKIATLAPVSVQLTKQLINAASGHGAGATLEAMAGALSATTHDAREGMASFRERRKAQYEGQ; encoded by the coding sequence ATGTCTGATCAGCCACTCATCCAGATCGAAAAGACAGGACCGGTTGCAGTTGTCACGCTCAATCGCCCCGAGAAGCTGAACGCCCTCACGCCTTCCATGCTGGACCAACTGGAGGCCGCTGCGGGAACGCTCGAAACGGATGCGACGCTGCGTGCCGTCGTCCTCACAGGTGCCGGCGAGCGGGCATTCTGCGTCGGTGCGGACGTCAACGAATGGGCGGCACTTGCCCCACTCGATATGTGGCGTGTGTGGGTCACCCGCGGGCATCGGATCTTCGATCGCTGGGCTGCGCTGCGATTGCCGGTTGTGGCCGCTATTAATGGTCCGGCGTTCGGTGGCGGTCTCGAGCTTGCGGCGGTGGCGGATGTGCGTGTGGCAGATCCGGCGGCGACCTTCGCGCTGCCTGAGGCGAGCATTGCCACCTGCCCGGGTTGGTCAGGCACACAGCGGCTGGTTTCGCTGATTGGTCCCAGCCACGTGAAATCGCTCACGCTCACCGCTCGCAGGATCGACGCGCAACGCGCATACGGAATCGGACTCATCGACGAAATCTCGCAGCCGAAGGCGTCGCTCACCGCGGCCATCGCCGTCGCCGAAAAGATTGCGACGCTGGCGCCGGTGTCCGTGCAACTGACCAAGCAGCTGATCAACGCCGCATCCGGACACGGAGCCGGCGCAACCCTGGAAGCGATGGCCGGCGCATTGTCCGCAACGACACATGACGCCCGGGAAGGCATGGCCAGCTTCCGCGAACGCCGCAAGGCGCAATACGAGGGCCAATGA
- a CDS encoding acyl CoA:acetate/3-ketoacid CoA transferase — translation MGSSKVVSLATAASLINDGDVVTVSSSSGLGCPDAMLAAIGARFDKESHPRNLTLLHPIAAGDMYGIKGIDHVAKKGLIATVIAGSFPSGPSSLPMPDIWHMVVDNDIRAYNLPSGVLFDMHREVAAKRPGVLTKVGLDTYVDPSRQGGAMNPRAAEHPIVEKVTFAGDEWLHYRNFVPQVAIVRATTADERGNLSFEHEGALLGGRDQALAARNNGGIVIAQVKRVVKAGSLHTQAVHIPCNLVDYVVVDPEQKQTTQIEYDPEISGEVKLPDSAFAFAKWNADKVIARRAAMELAQNDAVNLGFGISANVPRILLEEGYRDDVTWVIEQGAVGGIPLLGFAFGCSGNADAIMPSPSQFVYFQGGGFDVSLLSFLQVDRFGNVNVSKLPSKPYLTAGCGGFIDITTHAKRLVFSGYFTAGAKLEMGDGRLTILTEGKKKFIADVDHVTFSGRMGRQRDQDVLYVTERCVIRLGSDGLEVTEIAPGIDLQRDVLDQSDIELAVSPALKPMDASIFTDSPFGLKLKEARHV, via the coding sequence GTGGGTTCTAGCAAGGTAGTTTCATTGGCAACGGCCGCGAGTCTGATCAACGACGGCGACGTGGTGACCGTGAGTTCGTCGAGCGGGCTCGGCTGCCCGGATGCAATGCTCGCCGCAATCGGCGCGCGCTTCGACAAAGAGAGCCATCCGCGCAATCTCACGCTGCTTCACCCGATCGCTGCGGGCGACATGTACGGCATCAAGGGAATCGATCATGTGGCCAAGAAGGGGTTGATCGCCACCGTCATTGCCGGCTCTTTTCCCAGCGGTCCGTCGAGCCTGCCCATGCCGGACATCTGGCACATGGTCGTCGACAACGATATTCGCGCCTACAACCTGCCGAGCGGTGTGTTGTTCGACATGCATCGCGAGGTAGCGGCAAAGCGTCCTGGTGTATTGACGAAGGTCGGACTCGACACCTATGTGGATCCGTCCCGCCAGGGTGGGGCCATGAACCCGCGGGCAGCCGAACACCCGATCGTTGAGAAAGTGACCTTCGCGGGTGACGAGTGGCTGCACTACAGGAACTTCGTTCCGCAGGTAGCCATCGTACGCGCCACGACTGCCGATGAGCGCGGCAACCTCTCCTTCGAACACGAAGGGGCGCTTCTCGGCGGCCGGGATCAGGCACTGGCCGCCCGCAACAACGGCGGCATCGTGATCGCACAGGTCAAACGCGTGGTCAAGGCCGGCTCACTGCACACCCAGGCGGTCCACATTCCCTGCAACCTCGTGGACTATGTCGTCGTCGATCCTGAACAGAAGCAGACGACCCAGATCGAATACGACCCGGAAATCAGCGGCGAAGTGAAGTTGCCAGATAGCGCCTTTGCCTTTGCGAAGTGGAATGCGGACAAGGTCATCGCGCGGCGCGCCGCGATGGAACTCGCGCAGAACGATGCGGTGAATCTCGGCTTCGGCATTTCGGCGAATGTGCCGCGCATTCTGCTCGAAGAAGGGTATCGCGACGACGTGACGTGGGTCATCGAGCAAGGCGCGGTCGGCGGCATTCCCCTGCTCGGCTTCGCGTTCGGCTGTTCCGGCAATGCGGACGCGATCATGCCGTCGCCGTCGCAGTTCGTGTACTTCCAGGGCGGCGGATTCGACGTTTCGTTGTTGTCGTTCCTGCAGGTCGACCGCTTCGGCAATGTGAACGTTTCGAAACTGCCGAGCAAACCCTATCTGACTGCGGGCTGCGGCGGATTCATCGACATCACGACACACGCAAAGCGGCTGGTGTTCAGCGGCTACTTTACCGCCGGCGCCAAACTCGAAATGGGCGATGGTCGCCTGACGATCCTCACGGAAGGAAAGAAGAAGTTCATCGCTGACGTGGACCACGTCACGTTCAGCGGCCGCATGGGCCGGCAGCGCGATCAGGACGTGCTTTATGTCACGGAACGCTGCGTGATCCGGCTCGGCTCCGACGGACTCGAGGTGACCGAAATCGCACCCGGCATCGATCTGCAGAGAGACGTACTGGATCAGTCAGACATCGAGCTGGCGGTTTCGCCGGCGCTCAAACCCATGGACGCGTCGATTTTCACGGACTCGCCGTTTGGTTTGAAGCTCAAGGAGGCTCGCCATGTCTGA